In a genomic window of Tissierella sp. Yu-01:
- a CDS encoding sodium:alanine symporter family protein has product MSSAIILILLGSGIYLTIGTKFFSLTKLNYIVKHTFNNMFSKKTSGVGDVTPFQAVSTALAATVGTGNISGVATAITIGGPGAIFWMWIAAVFGMTTKYSEVLLAIYYRKRTKDGRYVGGPMYYIENGLKMKWLACIFALCASIASFGIGNMVQSNSVADSLNATFNINPITTGIILSLATTLVIIGGIKRIGSFAEIFVPFMAALYIIGGLVILSINVNMIPKIITLIFDHALSGHAAVGGFTGATVMHSIKIGVARGVFTNEAGLGSAPIAHAAAITDNPVQQGLWGIFEVLVDTIIICSITAFVILVSGLWNSGLTGAGLTTAAFETLLPNSGFIVSIGSLFFAFASIIGWEYYGERCIEYLFGHKVILPYRILWSLMLIVGAISDLTEIWLLSDVLNGLMAIPNLIGVIFLSPIVFKLTNDHFKINKANHIK; this is encoded by the coding sequence GTGAGTTCTGCTATTATTCTTATATTATTAGGTTCAGGTATTTATCTTACCATTGGTACTAAATTCTTTTCTTTAACCAAGCTTAATTACATAGTTAAACATACATTCAATAACATGTTTTCTAAAAAAACTAGTGGAGTTGGAGATGTAACTCCCTTTCAAGCAGTATCTACTGCACTTGCTGCAACTGTAGGTACTGGCAATATATCCGGAGTTGCCACAGCAATAACTATAGGAGGACCGGGTGCTATATTCTGGATGTGGATTGCTGCAGTTTTTGGAATGACCACTAAATACTCCGAAGTTTTATTAGCAATTTATTATAGGAAAAGAACTAAGGATGGAAGATACGTAGGAGGTCCTATGTACTATATAGAAAATGGCTTGAAAATGAAATGGTTGGCCTGTATTTTTGCTCTATGTGCATCCATTGCTTCCTTTGGCATAGGAAATATGGTCCAATCAAATTCTGTAGCTGATTCCCTTAATGCTACTTTTAATATCAATCCTATTACTACAGGAATCATACTTTCATTGGCTACAACTTTAGTTATTATTGGTGGAATTAAAAGAATTGGTTCCTTTGCAGAGATATTTGTACCCTTCATGGCTGCATTATATATTATTGGTGGTCTAGTGATTTTATCAATTAATGTAAATATGATCCCAAAAATCATTACACTAATCTTTGATCATGCTTTATCAGGTCATGCTGCAGTAGGAGGCTTCACTGGAGCTACTGTTATGCATTCTATAAAAATAGGAGTTGCAAGAGGAGTCTTTACCAATGAAGCAGGGTTAGGAAGTGCGCCTATTGCACATGCAGCAGCTATAACTGATAACCCAGTACAGCAAGGTTTGTGGGGAATATTTGAAGTACTTGTTGACACTATAATAATATGTAGTATAACTGCTTTTGTAATTTTGGTTTCAGGTCTTTGGAATAGTGGCTTAACTGGAGCAGGGCTAACTACCGCAGCCTTTGAAACATTACTGCCAAATAGCGGATTTATAGTATCTATAGGAAGCTTATTCTTCGCTTTCGCGTCAATAATAGGTTGGGAATACTATGGTGAAAGATGCATAGAATATTTATTTGGTCATAAAGTTATTTTACCTTATAGAATATTGTGGAGCCTTATGTTAATAGTAGGTGCAATCAGTGACTTAACAGAAATATGGCTACTATCTGATGTCTTAAACGGTCTTATGGCTATACCTAATTTAATTGGAGTTATCTTTTTAAGTCCAATTGTTTTTAAACTTACTAATGATCACTTTAAGATAAATAAGGCTAATCACATTAAATGA
- a CDS encoding FMN-binding protein — MKKTLSLALILVLIATTLVGCGGAKLTDGTYEGEAQGMAPLKVQVEVKEGKIASVEVIEHAETEGISEPALEQIPSLIVEKNSTDVDSISGATVTSDAIKEAVNKALENAQ; from the coding sequence ATGAAAAAGACATTATCATTAGCATTGATATTAGTACTTATAGCTACAACTTTAGTAGGATGTGGTGGTGCTAAATTAACTGACGGTACATACGAAGGTGAAGCACAAGGTATGGCACCATTAAAAGTACAAGTTGAAGTTAAAGAAGGAAAAATTGCTAGCGTTGAAGTTATAGAACATGCTGAAACTGAAGGAATTTCTGAACCAGCTTTAGAGCAAATTCCATCATTAATCGTTGAAAAGAACTCAACAGATGTAGATTCTATATCAGGAGCTACAGTTACAAGTGATGCTATTAAAGAAGCTGTTAACAAAGCTTTAGAAAACGCTCAATAA
- a CDS encoding phosphatidylglycerophosphatase A produces MSNLELKYSERYKTEDLKKKSIEMLEKRGVRLEDIAEIVLYLQSKYYPGLTLEICIENIDAVLSKREIIHAILTGIALDELAEKKLLPEPLQTIVETDEGLYGIDEIIPLSIVNVYGTIGLTNYGYLDKEKIGIIKELDSKKGVECNTFLDDLVAAIAAAAASRIAHTRES; encoded by the coding sequence ATGAGTAATTTAGAATTGAAGTATAGTGAGAGATACAAAACTGAAGATTTAAAGAAGAAATCTATTGAAATGCTTGAAAAAAGAGGGGTAAGATTGGAGGATATTGCAGAGATAGTGTTGTATTTACAAAGTAAATATTATCCTGGCTTAACCTTGGAAATATGTATAGAGAATATTGATGCAGTATTAAGTAAAAGGGAGATAATACATGCTATCCTAACTGGAATTGCACTTGATGAATTGGCTGAAAAAAAGCTATTACCGGAACCTCTTCAAACAATAGTAGAGACAGATGAAGGACTTTATGGAATTGATGAAATCATACCATTATCAATTGTAAATGTATATGGAACTATTGGACTTACTAATTATGGTTATCTGGATAAAGAGAAAATAGGAATAATTAAGGAATTGGATTCAAAGAAAGGTGTAGAGTGTAATACGTTTCTAGATGACTTGGTAGCCGCAATTGCAGCCGCTGCAGCTAGTAGAATTGCACATACTAGAGAAAGTTAA